Genomic DNA from Theropithecus gelada isolate Dixy chromosome 1, Tgel_1.0, whole genome shotgun sequence:
ttcgagttgtccacagtcagcaatggtgatcttcttgctggtcttgccattcctggacccaaagcgctccatggcctccacaatattcatgccttctttcactttgccaaagaccacatgcttgccatccaaccactcagtcttggcagtgcagatgaaaaactgggaaccatTTGTGTTGGGTCCAGCATTTGCCATGGACAAGATTCCAGGACCTGTATGCTTTAGGATGAAGTTCTCATCTTCAAATTTCTCCCCATAGATGGACTTGCCACCAGTGCCATTATGGCGTGTAAAGTCACCACCCTGACAcataaaccctggaataattctgtgaaagcaggaacccttataaccaaatcctttctctccagtgctcagagcacgaaaattttctgctgtctttggaacCTTGTCTGCAAACAGCTCGAAGGAGACGCGGCCCAAAGGCTCGCCGTCGACGGCAATGTCGAAGAACACGGTAGGGTTGACCATGGCTAGTAGTACAGGACTTTCCTCGGCGGCAGCGTCTGCAAAGCCTGAATATGATTTTCATATGATATTAATAAGAGGttgatgcggtggctcacgcctagaatcccagcactttgggaggccaaggccggtggatcactggaggtcaggagttcgagaccagcctggccaacttggtgagaccccatctctattaaaaatacaaaaattagccaggcatggtggcgggtgcctgtcgttccagctactt
This window encodes:
- the LOC112633091 gene encoding peptidyl-prolyl cis-trans isomerase A, with the protein product MVNPTVFFDIAVDGEPLGRVSFELFADKVPKTAENFRALSTGEKGFGYKGSCFHRIIPGFMCQGGDFTRHNGTGGKSIYGEKFEDENFILKHTGPGILSMANAGPNTNGSQFFICTAKTEWLDGKHVVFGKVKEGMNIVEAMERFGSRNGKTSKKITIADCGQLE